One stretch of Salmo trutta chromosome 7, fSalTru1.1, whole genome shotgun sequence DNA includes these proteins:
- the LOC115196794 gene encoding neuritin-like yields the protein MVSLVNYACIFLPLALHLIVGPCPSSASSTRRCHSIYKGFAQCLMALGDSLTDSAQKDEDTQEIHTICKSWDEFHDCANVAMAWCPDEASAVWESLRQESKKMQFSGNLYYMCSSRNQPAANADALSPSNQEEINQESLKAHAHCPGPASFFLLPSCLSFLLLLPSL from the exons ATGGTATCCCTCGTGAATTACGCGTGTATTTTCTTGCCTCTTGCTCTCCATCTGA TCGTCGGCCCCTGTCCCAGCTCTGCCTCCTCCACCAGGAGGTGTCACTCCATCTATAAGGGCTTCGCTCAGTGTCTGATGGCTCTGGGAGACAGCCTGACCGACAGTGCCCAGAAAGATGAGGACACACAGGAGATACACACCATCTGCAA GTCCTGGGATGAGTTTCATGACTGTGCAAACGTGGCGATGGCCTGGTGTCCGGATGAGGCTTCTGCTGTCTGGGAGTCTTTGCGACAGGAGTCCAAAAAGATGCAGTTTTCTGGAAACCTGTATTACATGTGCTCCAGTCGTAACCAACCAGCTGCCAACGCTGATGCCCTGAGCCCATCCAACCAGGAAGAGATTAACCAGGAGTCTCTTAAAGCACACGCCCACTGTCCAGGTCCTGCCTCCTTCTTCTTGCTCCCCTCATGTCTGTCTTTTCTGCTGCTGTTGCCTAGCCTATAG